From the Planktothricoides raciborskii GIHE-MW2 genome, the window ATTAATAGCGTTCATAGTCGGATTCCCGAATTAGAGAAATTGGTGGCTGATGTTCGCCAAGAAACAGGTTATCGCAGTCAGATTAATCTCTATTGTTCCCCAAGCTCAGAAAAAGGCTTTAATTGTCATTATGATACCCATGAAGTGCTGATTTTACAAATTGATGGTGAGAAAGAATGGTTTGTTTTTCCAGAGACGATCGCCTCTCCGATTTCTACCATGCGATCGGCAGAACAAATTCCCCCAGATGTGCCTCCTTATTTGCAATGTATTCTCAAACCAGGGGATGTTTTATATATTCCCAGGGGACATTGGCATTATGCGATCGCCTGTGGCAATTATGCGGAAGAAGAATATGCTCCTTCGCTGCATTTAACATTAGGAATTGACTGTCAAACGGGGTTAGATTGGATGACTTGGTTAGGACAAGAATTGCCGGAAAATACAGCATGGCGAGAAAATTTACCTGTGATTTCTCAGGGAGATAAAACAGCGGCCAAAGCTCATTTAGAACAGTTGCGCGATCGCCTGATTTCCTGGCTACAAACCCCAGAAGCGATCGACGGTTATCTGGATTATTTAGCATATTGCGATCGACCACAGCTACCATTTTCTTTTCCCCATCAACTCGGTAGCCAAATTTTTGCCCAAGGACTAGAAACCCGGTTTATTTGCTCTCAATTACATCCGGTACAAATTTCACCCAAAATTTTACCCACTGGAGAAAACCAAACTCAAATTATTATTGCCGCTAAACAAGCCACCATTAAAGGTTTGCCCACGGATTTAGTCAAAAAACTATTTCGTCCTGAAGGATTTACCCTGCTAGACTTAGCGGACTGGTCGCCATCTCTTGACCTAGAAACCGAAGTAATTCCCCTGTTAACTCGCTTAGTCACTCAGGGAATTTTATTGGTAGATGATTCTGCTTCTATTTCTGAATAAATTATAGATTAAATTTACTGTTTACTGCCGATACTAACCAACGACCAAACCCTCGGAGAAATAAGATTAACCCCGGACGATTTCCCGAAGGCGCGATCGCCAGTTCTAAAGCCTTTTTCATCGCCCCTTGTTTCTCAGGGAAATAAGCAGAAAAGCGTTCATAGCAATAATATAAATCCGGGGTATAACTTTGATCCACTTCCATCACTAACTCAAAGCCCGTTCGCACCATGCGTCGGGCAATCCAGCCACATTGTTTTTTCACCTCAGCGGAAAACCTTAAATTATGGGGTGGTAGTTGTGCTAAAATATCCAAAGTTTTGGCTAAATCATTTTCCCAAGTATAGGCATAGTTAACTAGGTAAAATCCGGGCTTAAACTGGGGCAAATTTAGCAAGTTTAAATTGCGATCATTTCCGGCAATTTTTAAGCTTTTGGTCTGGATAATTCCCGGCCAAATCGAATCATTTTCCTGAATAATTGGTAAATTCAAGAGAATCAACTCTACTTTTTTACAAAATAGATAGCGTTTTTTCATTTGGTCGGAAATATCCTTAGCTAAATTAAGATCGTCGTCAGTAATTTCCCCGGACAAAATCGCAAAACTATCTAAATCAGAAACTTGGATCATTGCCAAACCGCGAGGCACCGAACCGCGTAAATAAAGCCCTTGTAAACGACTTGACCAAACTTTCTCACAAGTTTCGCGCAATTCTGCCACTAAGTTTGTCCAGGGGGGCAATATTTTATCTTCATGGCAATCATTAACAATAAATCCTGCCGCATCTTTTTCTAAAAGTTTACCCCACGGTAAAATATTGGTGTTATTAGTCATTTTTTTTCAGGTTAATTAATAATTAATAATTAATAATTGATAATTGAGAATTGACAATTGATAATTCCCCCGATCCCCCACACCCCACACCCTACACCGATGGCTGCCCCACACCCTAAGATAAAGGCAAGGATATTTTAAAGGTTGAACCCTGATTTAGGGTACTGAATACTTCAATAATGCCCCCATGTAGTTGCACAATTTGCTGGGTAATAGCTAACCCTAAGCCAAAGCCTTTTTGATGGCGATCGCCCTTGGGATCGATGCGATAAAACCGTTCAAAAATATGAGCAATTTCCGTTTTGGGAATACCAATTCCCGTATCTTTTACCGCCACGATCGCCTGACAATTTTCGGTGAATAAACTTACTTCAATGATCCCACCAGGGGGAGTGTAGCGACAAGCATTATTTAACAAATTAGCGATCGCTTGCGGCAATAAACTTTTTTCACCATTGACCATAACGGCATCCTTAACCCCATCATATTTCAACTGTAATTGATGGGCTTCAGCTTCGGGGATTAAATCAGCCAATAAACTAGCTACCATTTCCGTTAAATTAATCTGCTGGAAAGATTCAGCAGACAGCCCCCCTTCATGGCGAGCCAAAAATAGTAATTGCCCCACTAATTTACTCATATTTTTCGCCAATTTAACGATTTTTTGCAAGCGGTTTCGGACAGCAGCTAAACTCTCTTCTAAATCCTCTGCATATGCTAATTTTTCTAAATCTGCTAATGCCATTAATCCTACTTGGGCATTACTCAAAACAGCGGCTAATGGGGTACGCAATTCGTGAGAAGCATTGGCGGTAAACCGCTGAAGTTGCTGGCAAACAACTTGTAACTGTTGATTACTAGCTTGTAAATTCAATTCTCGGTTGGCTAACTCTTTTTCTAGTTGGTAAAATAAGTGCATAGACAAATAAAAGCCGAGGAATCCCAATCCAGCCGCAATACATAAAATCGTCCAAGTCACTTGGCGATAAAAATTCTGGTGTTCTTGGCGTTGTTCTAATAATTTCTCTTCGTTTTCCGCGAAGCGATCGATTAATAATCTGGCTTCATCCATTGTAGCTTTCCCTTCTTCTAGCCATTCATACAGAGAAGCAGCGGGAACTAATAAATCCGTCCTGCCGCGAATTCTTTTCAGTTCGCTTTGTAGAGTTGATTTTTGGTAAAAAATCGCTAAATTTTCATTCGTAACATATTTAATATCTTGCAACAAGCGGGTTTGCTGTGGGTTGTCCGTGACTAGGTTTTCTAATTTTTTTAAAGAATCAGGGATAATTTTAAAAGCATTCTCATAAGGGTTTAAAAACTCCGGTCGTAGGGTCAAACCATAACCGCGCACCCCATTTTCTGCATCAATTAAAGCATTCAGTAATCTTTTAGTTTCTAACCGAACGTTTTGCGTATGTTGTACCCATTTTTCATCTTCCACTAGGCTGGCTTTTAACCACGCAAAAGCGGATAAAGCCGCAAACAGACAAGTGACCGGAATGGCAATAATTAGGGTTCCCCGAATCCGAATTGGCAGTTGATGCCACCAGGATATAAAAAATTTACTTTGGTTACTACTTTCCATAAATTAATGGGTAATTAATTCGTTTTAACACCTGATTTTAATCTTTAGTTGTTTTGGGGATTTTCCAGACGATAACCCATGCCATAAACAGTTTCTAGCCAGTGGTCTACTCCCAATTCTTGCAAACGCTTGCGAAGACGTTTAATGCGGGCTGCTACCGCATTACTTTCCGGTTCTTCGCCCCATTCCCACAGGGCTTGTTCTAGGCGATCCCGGCTGATAACTTTTCTCGGATTTCGCATAAAATATTCTAACATTTGAAAGTCCCGACTGGCTAATTTAATCTGATTTTCTCCTTTATTTAAATACATCGTATCTAGGTTCAAAGATAAATCGTTAAATTGGAGAATATCCCCAACCCAAAGAGGCGATCGCCGCCGCAATGCTCGCACCCGCGCTAACAATTCATCTAGATCGACGGGTTTCACCAAATAATCATCAGCCCCTGCATCTAAACCCTGCACTTTATCAGCCGTAGTATCTCTCGCAGTCAGCATTAAAATCGGGGCATTTTTTCCCGAATGGCGATAAAATTGACAGAGAAAAACCCCATCTTTTCCGGGTAACATCCAATCTAAAATTAATAAATCGTAATCTT encodes:
- a CDS encoding JmjC domain-containing protein; this encodes MKVLSSLLYPYSIDTFFQENWTKRAVLISGNNRDKFQQLFTWQHLNHLLNYHQIPYPDLRFARDGESLPAAKTDRWLELLQQGSTLIINSVHSRIPELEKLVADVRQETGYRSQINLYCSPSSEKGFNCHYDTHEVLILQIDGEKEWFVFPETIASPISTMRSAEQIPPDVPPYLQCILKPGDVLYIPRGHWHYAIACGNYAEEEYAPSLHLTLGIDCQTGLDWMTWLGQELPENTAWRENLPVISQGDKTAAKAHLEQLRDRLISWLQTPEAIDGYLDYLAYCDRPQLPFSFPHQLGSQIFAQGLETRFICSQLHPVQISPKILPTGENQTQIIIAAKQATIKGLPTDLVKKLFRPEGFTLLDLADWSPSLDLETEVIPLLTRLVTQGILLVDDSASISE
- a CDS encoding CHASE3 domain-containing protein, whose translation is MESSNQSKFFISWWHQLPIRIRGTLIIAIPVTCLFAALSAFAWLKASLVEDEKWVQHTQNVRLETKRLLNALIDAENGVRGYGLTLRPEFLNPYENAFKIIPDSLKKLENLVTDNPQQTRLLQDIKYVTNENLAIFYQKSTLQSELKRIRGRTDLLVPAASLYEWLEEGKATMDEARLLIDRFAENEEKLLEQRQEHQNFYRQVTWTILCIAAGLGFLGFYLSMHLFYQLEKELANRELNLQASNQQLQVVCQQLQRFTANASHELRTPLAAVLSNAQVGLMALADLEKLAYAEDLEESLAAVRNRLQKIVKLAKNMSKLVGQLLFLARHEGGLSAESFQQINLTEMVASLLADLIPEAEAHQLQLKYDGVKDAVMVNGEKSLLPQAIANLLNNACRYTPPGGIIEVSLFTENCQAIVAVKDTGIGIPKTEIAHIFERFYRIDPKGDRHQKGFGLGLAITQQIVQLHGGIIEVFSTLNQGSTFKISLPLS
- the rppA gene encoding two-component system response regulator RppA, whose protein sequence is MRILLVEDDPEQLEPLHFALTRSGHIVDAVNDGIDAEWLMGEKDYDLLILDWMLPGKDGVFLCQFYRHSGKNAPILMLTARDTTADKVQGLDAGADDYLVKPVDLDELLARVRALRRRSPLWVGDILQFNDLSLNLDTMYLNKGENQIKLASRDFQMLEYFMRNPRKVISRDRLEQALWEWGEEPESNAVAARIKRLRKRLQELGVDHWLETVYGMGYRLENPQNN